The segment CCTGTGAGGGCTCCTTATTATTCACTGAATCTGTGGTAATAAAATTATCTGCAACAAGATTAAAAGAGGCACCCCGGGTGGCTTCCATCGCATCACCATTATTAATAAAGGTGTTGCGCAATATTTTATTCCTCTGCGTTGTTGTGGCAGTGGAGTTTCCTTTCCCATCGTCACCGGTTAACATTAATCCCGCGCCGCCATGATTAGCGACAATGCGGTTATCTTCGATGACATTATCGCTGGAGCGGTTAATTAAAATGCCAATACAAAAGTTTGTAATCTCCAGCCCCTGTAATGTTACGTGGCCGGTATCACGCAGCACTAAACCGGGAAGGCTGGTGGTACGCACGTTGGCGCCATACTGCCCCTCGACCGCACCGGGACAGGCGCGGGGATCGACGGGTTTTATATAGCCGCTGCCGTCAATGGCGATATAGTCATTGGTTTTCCGCCAGTCCGTGTTGATAATCTCTACCGGACCCATCAGCGGGGGTAAAGGCTGTTGCAGTTTGATTGCATAAGGTTTCTTTCCCAGCGTATGTAATTCAATACGATAATTTCCCGGATGCTGGTTATTTTTAAGTATTGCCCAGCGTAGCGTCCCCGGACTGGCATCGTCCGCGTAGGAGGTTATCTGTAATACGTTCTGCGGTGGGATGTCGTTCTCCGCGGCGTGAATGGCTGGCTGTATCAGACAGGAAATTAGTACGAGCAACGTTCTCTTAATCATTTTAATGCCACCTTGATTTTTGTATTCTCAAGGCAAGGGGCGTCCCTGGTGCCGCTTGACCTTTTTAGTTAAAATCTTTCTTTTAAACAGGCGTATTGGCAGGTGATTAATTTTATAATTTATAATTACAGATGATTTTTTTATAATTATGGCGATAAAACATCATGGTTAAACAGGTGGCAGCGGGCGGGTTTAGCTCTAAACGAGCCAGCTGCTTTACTTTTTCAGGCTAACCCTATCAGAATATCATGCTCCATAGCGCCGAGATGGGCATGGCCAGCACCAGGGCGGGCAGCATATTGGCCACCGGAAACACCTTGATACCGCAGATGCGAAAACCCGTCGCAAACATCAGTACGCCACCGACGGCTGAGAAATCCGCCTGCATGGCTGGCGTGGTCATCGGTAGAATAAACACGGCACCGTAAGCCAGCAGCAGCTGGATAATCAGCTGGGGTATCGCCACAATGGCGACCGAAAACCCGAGCGTGGTAGCAAAAATGGCCGCGGTAAAGAGATCGAGGAAAGACTTTGCAATCAGAATGCTAAAGTCGCCGGTCATTCCCTCATGCATGGAACCGAAAATCCCCGTGCCGCTGGCGCAAAACAGGACGATAATCGCCACGTAACTTTGCAGAAATTGCGCCTGTGACTCTTCACTGCCCGGCTCCGTACGCACCACCAGTTCTACCAGTCCGCGCGCCTTTGCACCCAGCTTACCGATTCCTCTCTCAAGATAAACCAGCTCGCCTAACAGGGCCCCAAGGATCACCGACAGCACCATCACCGGCATATGGGACACTTTATTGACCAGCACGATCCCCATACACATTGAGGCCGCGCCAAAAATCAGCGGCATTGAGGTGCGTACCCGTTCAGGCAGTTTACTGCTCAGCAGGGCACCCGCAATACCGCCAATCAGCACGGCGGCACCGTTGATATAAGGTCCAATAATCACGACTTGTCACTCCTTGTTTAAACTTACGGTCTCACCCCAGCGGGGCAGCTCCGCACACTCCACACCGAATAAACCCAGCGCCCGCGCCACGCTGTGGGAAATAATCTCCTCAACGCTTTGTGGCCTGGCGTACAGGGCTGGCACCGGAGGGAAAATAATGCCGCCACAGTCCGTTACCTGTTGCATATTGCGCAAATGACCCGCGTGGAGCGGCGTTTCCCGCACCATCAACACCAGCCGCCTGCGCTCTTTTAGTACCACATCGGCTGCACGGGTCAGTAGATTATCCGTTACGCCGCTGGCGATGGCAGCCAGGGAGTGCATCGAACAGGGTGCAACCAGCATGCCCATGGTCTGAAAAGAGCCGCTGGAAATAGCGGCCCCGACCGCCCGGATGGGATGCACCACATCCGCCATTGCCATCACATCCTCCTCGCTCAGGTCGGTTTCGTGCTCCCGATTGAGGTGGGCAGACTGCGTGATAACCAGATGACTTTCTATCTCAGCCTGGCGCAGGAAGCGTAGTGCCTGGACGCCGTATGAAAAGCCGGAGGCACCGCTGATACCGACTATCAGCCGCTGTTTTTTCAGCGAATTGACTGACCCTGACATACCTTCTCCTGTTTACTTTTTAAAGCCCGGAATAAAGCGGTTAACGTCAACCTCAAGGAACTGGCTGCGGATAAAGTTCTTTTTCAGATGATAAGGCACGGTACAGTCAAAAATGGCTTTACAGGCAATGCCATGGGCGCGGATGGAGGGGCTGAAAGCGGGATCCGAAGAGGGATCGAGCGGATGGCAGCGTACGCCTGGAATTAAGGTGGTGCTGACATCCGCCTGATAGCGCGTCGTCATCGCCCACATCACGTCACTGAGATCGAAGATATCGACATCCTCATCCACCAGCATAATGTGCTTCAGTTCGGAAAAGGCCGAGAACGCCAGCAGCGCGGCCTGTTTCTGCCGTCCTTCATCCACCAGAGAACGTTTTTTGACCTGCAACACCGCCAGATACTTGCCGGTTCCCGGTGACGGGCAGTGCACATTCTGAACGAAGCCGGGCAGGGCGCGTTCAACCATTTGCAGAATACTGGCTTCGGTTGGGATCCCGGCCATATTGGTGTGTTCGTCGCTGGGACCAATGCAGGTCTGCAAAATGGGGTGGCGACGATGGGTGATGGCTTTCACTTTAATCACCGGCACTTCTGCCTGAGCGTCACCGGTGTAGCCGGGGAACTCTGGCATGGCTTTGCCGGTATTGGTGTTCTGATCTTCGCGAACCCGAACGTTAGGCAATAATTCACCCTCAATCACCACTTCGGCGTTAGCGATACCGCGTGCTTTGACGCTGGCGCAGTCCACCAGCTCAACCGCCTGGTTACGCAGGCTACCGGCAATAGACAGCTCATCAAAACCCAGCGGCGTGGTCGGTGGCTCAAAGCAGGCACCGATTTCAATGGCGGGATCGACACCAATGCTGATTGAAATAGGCAGGGGTTTACCCGCGGCTTCGGCTTTCTGACGGAAAACATCCAGATGGCGACCCGGCACGAAGTACATGGAGATCTCATCTTTACTCTGCACGCACAGACGGTGAATGGTCACGTCATGTTCGCCGGTTTCCGGATCGGCCGCATAGCACATGCCCAGGGTAAAATAGGGACCGGCATCGTCGGGGGTATTGGTCGGGGCGGGCAGCAGCTTAAGAATATCGAAATCGGGATCGGTTGCCAGGTGCACCACTTCCTGACAGGCGGCTTTTTCACGCGGGATAACGACAGGGGCAATTGGCGTATTGACTGAATCCTTCAGCATAAAGGCCAGCTTTTCAGGAGTGGTACCAAACAGGCGCGCCACGCGTTTACGCGATGACAGCAGGCCAATCAGGACGCGCATATCATCATAGCCTTTGATTTTATTGAAAATCATGGCTGGCCCGATTTGAGTAGGACGCTGCACGGTACCGTTGGCCCCAACGTAACGATAAACACCGGATAGCTCGGCAATGGGATCGACGGGTTCATCGGTATAAATCAACTCGTCATCATACTGACTCAGTAGTGCCAGTGCGGAGCGAAGGTCTGTGACCTTTGGCTGGGTATCCTGTTTATTCTTTTCAGACATCTTAATAAACCTCAACGCATTTCATCACCATCACGCCAGCCCTGACTCTACTGACGCAGCCGTCAGCAGCCGCGAGGTCAGTCGCTGATGGCCCTGCCTGCCGCTGCTGTCCTTGCAGTTTCAGGACCCCGGTGATATATGTCCAATAATAAATAACGCCTTTCTGATAAGGAATTTTTATTACTGATGGACAATCGCCAACTGCACTCCTTTGTGGTCCTGGCCGAAGAACTTCATTTCGGTAAGGCGGCGCTCAGGCTGAATATCGCCCAGCCAGCATTAAGCCAGCATATTAAGGCGCTGGAACAGGAGTGGGGGGTGATGCTGTTTTTACGCAACCGGCGCAGCGTGGTATTAACGCATGAGGGGGCGCAGCTGCTGGCGGATGCGCGCCTGGCGGTCAGCCACTATGAAAAGATTCGCGAAAC is part of the Erwinia sp. HDF1-3R genome and harbors:
- a CDS encoding DUF554 domain-containing protein — its product is MIIGPYINGAAVLIGGIAGALLSSKLPERVRTSMPLIFGAASMCMGIVLVNKVSHMPVMVLSVILGALLGELVYLERGIGKLGAKARGLVELVVRTEPGSEESQAQFLQSYVAIIVLFCASGTGIFGSMHEGMTGDFSILIAKSFLDLFTAAIFATTLGFSVAIVAIPQLIIQLLLAYGAVFILPMTTPAMQADFSAVGGVLMFATGFRICGIKVFPVANMLPALVLAMPISALWSMIF
- a CDS encoding UbiX family flavin prenyltransferase, yielding MSGSVNSLKKQRLIVGISGASGFSYGVQALRFLRQAEIESHLVITQSAHLNREHETDLSEEDVMAMADVVHPIRAVGAAISSGSFQTMGMLVAPCSMHSLAAIASGVTDNLLTRAADVVLKERRRLVLMVRETPLHAGHLRNMQQVTDCGGIIFPPVPALYARPQSVEEIISHSVARALGLFGVECAELPRWGETVSLNKE
- a CDS encoding UbiD family decarboxylase; the protein is MSEKNKQDTQPKVTDLRSALALLSQYDDELIYTDEPVDPIAELSGVYRYVGANGTVQRPTQIGPAMIFNKIKGYDDMRVLIGLLSSRKRVARLFGTTPEKLAFMLKDSVNTPIAPVVIPREKAACQEVVHLATDPDFDILKLLPAPTNTPDDAGPYFTLGMCYAADPETGEHDVTIHRLCVQSKDEISMYFVPGRHLDVFRQKAEAAGKPLPISISIGVDPAIEIGACFEPPTTPLGFDELSIAGSLRNQAVELVDCASVKARGIANAEVVIEGELLPNVRVREDQNTNTGKAMPEFPGYTGDAQAEVPVIKVKAITHRRHPILQTCIGPSDEHTNMAGIPTEASILQMVERALPGFVQNVHCPSPGTGKYLAVLQVKKRSLVDEGRQKQAALLAFSAFSELKHIMLVDEDVDIFDLSDVMWAMTTRYQADVSTTLIPGVRCHPLDPSSDPAFSPSIRAHGIACKAIFDCTVPYHLKKNFIRSQFLEVDVNRFIPGFKK